One genomic window of Legionella jordanis includes the following:
- a CDS encoding universal stress protein, with amino-acid sequence MQRFHNILFVSHGVRDETEALQLAIKLALKNEAQLGILISCPPFPDTLSEYKSSYEESLIEKMNKAIRLAKSGLGFSKKKIPIDIEVECGTTPDIRIIRHVLKHSHDLLIKAVETEGIKGFKSLDMELLRKCPCALFLYRPLKHSLEDIRIAVAIDPRDEEPAAQDLSIRLLELSHSLSRFYQGKLSIISCWAFALENYLRDSVWIKVSKEELEKIVLEEQQAQGLLLRDLIKRSKIPEEYQIEHQKGQPEEVIPAIISQKSIDILIMGTVARTGIPGFMIGNTAENILQKIDCSLLALKPIGFVSPVKAY; translated from the coding sequence ATGCAACGATTTCATAATATTTTATTCGTCAGCCATGGAGTGAGGGATGAAACAGAAGCTTTACAGCTGGCAATTAAATTGGCTTTAAAGAACGAAGCCCAATTAGGTATCTTAATTAGTTGTCCTCCCTTTCCTGACACGTTAAGTGAATACAAATCTTCTTATGAAGAATCATTGATTGAAAAAATGAACAAAGCCATTCGATTGGCAAAATCAGGACTTGGATTTTCCAAAAAGAAAATTCCCATCGATATTGAAGTGGAGTGTGGTACCACACCCGATATCCGGATTATTCGTCATGTTCTTAAGCATTCTCATGATCTCCTTATTAAAGCTGTTGAAACAGAGGGGATAAAAGGCTTTAAATCCCTTGACATGGAATTGTTGCGCAAATGCCCTTGTGCCTTATTTCTTTATCGCCCTCTTAAACACTCGTTAGAGGATATACGAATTGCAGTCGCAATCGATCCCAGAGATGAGGAACCTGCCGCACAAGATTTATCAATTCGCTTACTGGAGCTTTCTCATTCATTGAGCCGCTTTTATCAGGGAAAATTAAGCATTATTTCATGCTGGGCGTTCGCACTGGAAAACTATTTGCGAGACAGCGTCTGGATAAAAGTATCTAAAGAAGAGCTTGAAAAAATCGTCCTCGAAGAACAGCAAGCCCAAGGTTTGTTACTGCGAGACTTGATTAAACGGTCGAAAATTCCTGAGGAATACCAAATTGAGCATCAAAAAGGCCAACCCGAAGAGGTTATCCCCGCGATCATAAGTCAAAAAAGCATTGACATTTTAATAATGGGCACGGTCGCCCGCACGGGCATACCAGGGTTTATGATTGGCAATACAGCAGAGAATATTCTCCAGAAAATTGATTGCTCACTGCTGGCATTAAAGCCTATTGGGTTTGTATCTCCGGTCAAAGCCTACTGA